The Candidatus Omnitrophota bacterium genome contains the following window.
GGCGTGAATCTCGACGATGCTTTAAAGATGGCGCGCCGGGCCGTGGATCTTGATCCTTCCAACGGCGCTTATTATGATACGCTCGGCTGGGTGCTGTACAAAAAAGGGATGAATGCCCAGGCGCTCATGGCTTTGCAAAAAGCAGAGGCCTATATCCAGGACCCGGTGCTTTATGATCACATGGGCGATGTGTATAAAGCCGTGAAGGAATTCACCCTGGCCCGCAAATTTTGGCACAGATCTCTGGACATGAAACCCGGCCAGGCGGAGGTTTCCCGCAAACTCGGAGAACTCGAGAAAGTCCACGCCTTTAACGGAACTCCCTAGTGCCTTCCATCACGCTTTTTGCACCTGCAAAATTGAATCTTGTTCTGGACGTTTTGGGCAAACGCCCCGACGGTTTCCATGAACTGCGCACGGTGTTCGAGCGCGTCGGCCTGTGCGATACCATCACATTGACGGCCAATCCCCATGGTCCTATCCGCGTGATTTGCGGCCACCCCCACGTTCCCAAAGGCCCCAGAAATCTGGCCTTCCGGGCCGCCCGGCAAATACAGCAGGAATATGGCGTCCGCCAGGGGGTGGACATCCGGATCGTCAAGCGCATTCCCGTGGCCGCGGGCTTGGCCGGCGGGTCCAGCGATGCCGCGGCTGTTTTGATGGGGGTAAACCGTTTGTGGCGGTTGGGTTTAAGTCAAAAAGATTTGGTCCGGCACGCCGCCCGCCTGGGCAGCGACGTGGCTTTTTTTATCTACGATACGCCCTTTGCCTTGGGCACGGGGCGGGGGGAGAAGATCAGGCCTTTAAAATTGGGGGTTAAATTGTGGCATGTGCTTGTCACGCCTAAGGTTAAAATGTATACCAAGGATGTTTTCGCCTGCCTCGCCCGGAAGGCCAAGAGTTTAAAGTTGACAAAAAAAAAGGATAATGTTAATATTTGTCTTCCTTATTTAAGGAAGAACGATTTTCAGGGCCTTGGGACGGCTTTGTCCAACGACCTTGAGCTTTCCATTTTGTCTTTAAAGCCGGATCTGATCCGCTTAAAAAAGAAATTGTCCGACGCCGGGGCTGCCGGTGTCTGTTTCTCTGGCAGCGGTCCGTCTGTTTTCGCCCTGGCGTCCGGCCGGGCGCAGGCCGAGTCGATCAAAGACGGGTTCGATAAGCGTTTCACGCAGGTTTTCGTCGTACCGACGCTGTGATCGGGCGCGCCGGTTGTCAAGGATCGACTGCCCGGTGGTGTAATGGTAGCACCCGAGAATTTGGATCTCGTTGTCCAGGTTCGAATCCTGGCTGGGCAACCACGTTTGCATATTTATGACTGACGTTCGCGCGATCATTTTAGCCGCCGGAAAAGGGACCCGGATGAAGTCCGAGATCCCCAAGGTTTTGCATCCCGTTGCCGGCCGTCCGGTCATCGCTTACGTTCTGGACATTGTCCGTTCTTTGAAAACTTTTGTTGTCGTCGGGCACGGGGCCCAAAATGTCCGGGCCGCTTTAGGGGACGGACTGACCTATGTTGCGCAGGATCGGCTTTTGGGAACGGCGGATGCCCTGCGCCGCGTGGCGCCGCTCTTGAAAGGGTTTCGCGGGCACGTGCTTGTCTTGTGCGGGGACACGCCGCTTTTGGAAAAACAGACGGTGCAGCGTTTGCTGGCCCAACACCGTCGCAGTCGGGCCGATGCCACGGTCCTGACCGCCCATATCCATGATCCGCGCGGATATGGTCGCATCCTCCGCGATGCCGGCGGCCGTATTAGTGCTATCCGTGAACAAAAAGACGCCAGCCCCCGGGAAGCGCGGATCACAGAGATCAACGTCGGGGCATATTGTTTTCAGGCGCAAAAGATTTTTGATGTGTTGAGGCGGGTCAAATGGAATGCCCGCAAAAAAGAATTTTATCTGACGGACGTCATCGAGGTTTTATTAGCGCGGGGCGGCCGCGTGGGAACGGTCCTGGCCGGGGATGCTTCATTGGCCTTCGGGATCAACACGCGCGTGGACCTGGCCCGGGCCGAAAGGGTCATCCGGATGCGCATTTTGAGCAAACTGATGCTGGGGGGCGTGACCATCGTGGATCCGGCAACCACCTATGTGGAAACCGGTGTCAAGATCGGACGGGACACGGTGATCTATCCGTGCACCGTCATTGACCGGGATGTCGTCGTCGGGAAGAATTGCCGCGTGGGACCTTTTGCCCATTTGCGGCCCGGCACGCGCGTGGGTGACCACGTTGAGATCGGTAATTTCACGGAAGTGTCGCGCAGCCGTGTGGGCAAAAACGTGTTCATAAAACATTTTTCTTTTTTGGGTGATGCGGTCCTGGGGGCCAATGTCAATATCGGTGCTGGAACGGTGACGGCGAATTTTGACGGCAGGACCAAGAACAGGACAACAATATCCGATGGTGCCTTTATCGGCTCGGGCGCTGTTTTGGTGGCGCCGGTCAGCGTCGGCAAGAAAGCCGTTGTGGGCGCCGGTTCGGTCGTGACAAAGGGTAAGAATATTCCGGCCGGGGCTGTGGCGTTCGGTGTCCCGGCCAAGATCGTACGGTAGGGGTACGGCATGCCGTGCCCGTATAGAGGAGATGTATGGCTCAATTAGCGGTGTTAGGCGGTAATGCCAATCCGGCATTGACGGCGGAGATCTGCGGGATCTTGAAGATCACGCAAACGAAGGTGCTGGTGGACCGTTTCTCCGAGGGCGAGATCCGCGTGCAGATCAAGGAGAACATCCGCGGCAGGGACGTTTTTATCGTCCAGCCGACATGCCAGCCGGTCAACGACAATATCATGGAATTGCTGATCCTCATCGACGCGGCCCGCAGGGCTTCCGCCGACAGGATCACCGCGGTGCTGCCGTATT
Protein-coding sequences here:
- the ispE gene encoding 4-(cytidine 5'-diphospho)-2-C-methyl-D-erythritol kinase: MPSITLFAPAKLNLVLDVLGKRPDGFHELRTVFERVGLCDTITLTANPHGPIRVICGHPHVPKGPRNLAFRAARQIQQEYGVRQGVDIRIVKRIPVAAGLAGGSSDAAAVLMGVNRLWRLGLSQKDLVRHAARLGSDVAFFIYDTPFALGTGRGEKIRPLKLGVKLWHVLVTPKVKMYTKDVFACLARKAKSLKLTKKKDNVNICLPYLRKNDFQGLGTALSNDLELSILSLKPDLIRLKKKLSDAGAAGVCFSGSGPSVFALASGRAQAESIKDGFDKRFTQVFVVPTL
- a CDS encoding NTP transferase domain-containing protein, yielding MTDVRAIILAAGKGTRMKSEIPKVLHPVAGRPVIAYVLDIVRSLKTFVVVGHGAQNVRAALGDGLTYVAQDRLLGTADALRRVAPLLKGFRGHVLVLCGDTPLLEKQTVQRLLAQHRRSRADATVLTAHIHDPRGYGRILRDAGGRISAIREQKDASPREARITEINVGAYCFQAQKIFDVLRRVKWNARKKEFYLTDVIEVLLARGGRVGTVLAGDASLAFGINTRVDLARAERVIRMRILSKLMLGGVTIVDPATTYVETGVKIGRDTVIYPCTVIDRDVVVGKNCRVGPFAHLRPGTRVGDHVEIGNFTEVSRSRVGKNVFIKHFSFLGDAVLGANVNIGAGTVTANFDGRTKNRTTISDGAFIGSGAVLVAPVSVGKKAVVGAGSVVTKGKNIPAGAVAFGVPAKIVR